Part of the Aggregatilinea lenta genome, CGGTTTGACTCGACTACAATCTTCTTTATCCTAATGGGAAATTGTGATACAGTGAATTTCATTAGTAAATTGTTTGGGCAGTTCCATTTAGACTAAAGGACGGGGTGGGATGTATACGAACAACGAGTTGATGTTCCCGCATTACGCAATTCCCCGCTTACGTGACGCGCGCGGCGGGTCCTGGGCCTCCCTGATCGACCGCCTTTCGACGCTCCCCGAAACCCACGAAGAAGTGCTCGCCTTCATGCTGGTGATGATCCGGCTCAACGGCTGCCTGCCGTGCGAAACGGACAGCTACCGGGCGATGCGCGGGTGCAGCATGTGCACGCTGCAAACGCTGCGGCGCTTCAAGGGCACCGACGACGAGCTGCTGCAAATGTACCGGGACGCGCTGGCGGACATGCGGCGCTATCTGGCCCAGGCGGAGATGCCGCGCCTCGTGCTGACGATGCTGCAAGAGGTCGCCTGAGCGACGCGCCACACCACAACCGAACGCAATCACGCGGGCCTTCAGTGCCCGCGTTTTTGTTTTAAAGGCAGTTGTCAGTCGTTGGTTTTCCGTGACCGATCAAGGACAAGAACAAAGGCAAAAGCCGGGAGGAGCAAGCCCCGCCCCTACGGATCTCGACGCGGAAGACGTAAAAGCGCGAGCCGTTTCTTCCCCTAAAACGTGCGGAACAGGGCCTGAGTCGCTATACTGCGCCCCATTCGCTGCCTGACGAGAAAAAAGGAATTTCATGAAACAGCGCCGTTCGTCCAACCCGTCTACGGGCCTGTTCTTCGACGCCGCGAACATCGCACCCGGCGAGCGCGTCCTGCTGCTGCACGCCGACGATCCCGGTCTGGCGCGCTGGGCGCTGGCGCGCAGCGATCAGGTGATCGCGTTCCCGCCGAGTTACCGCGCGCAGGCGCAGTTGGAGGCCCTCGCAGGGCTGGCGCTCGACACGGGCGTGTATCCGAGCGCGGCGCACGGCCCGGCGGACGTCGTGCTGCTGGCGCTGCCGAAGGGCCGCGAGCACACGCAGGCGTATTTGTGGACGGCAGCGGAGGCGCTGCGTCCCGGCGGGCGGCTGTACCTGGCGGGTCCGAACGCGACGGGGGCCAAGTCCGCGATCAAGGACGCGGCGGCGGTGTTCGGCAGCGCGCCCGTGCTGATGTTCAAGAGCAGCCACCGCATCGCGCTCGCCTCGCGCCCGGAGACGATCCGCGTGCCGGACGAATGGGCCAACATCGCGCCCTGGGCCGAACAAACGCGCGAGATCGCGCGTCCTGAAGGCACGTACACCGTCGTGACGATGCCCGGCGTGTTCAGCTGGGATCATCTGGACGCGGGCACGGCGCTGCTGCTCGATCACCTGGATGTGAAGCCGGACATGCGCGTGCTGGACATCGGTTGCGGCTACGGCATCCTGGGCATGGCGGCGGCGCAGGCCGGCGCGCAGGCGGCGCTGATCGACGACGATCTACTGGCGGTGCGCTGCGCGCGGGCGAGCGTCGAGGCGAATAAGCTCGCAGATCGCTGCACGGTCTACGCGGGCGACATGACGAGCGCCGTACGCGGGCAGAAGTTTGATCTGGTGATCTCCAACCCGCCGTTCCACAAGGGCATCGAAACAACGACCGCCCCGGCGCAGCGACTGGTGCGCGCCGCGTTCGACGTACTGCGCGCGGGGGGACGTCTGCGGCTGGTGGCGAACCGATTCCTGGCGTACATGGACCCGCTGCGCGAAACGTTCGGGGACGCGCAGGTCGTCGCGGAGACGGGCCAGTTCGTGATCCTGGAGGCTGTGCGCGGCGAGCAGTAGGTGGCGCGGAACGGTGGACGAAAGCGTTAGATTTGTGAATAATCTGGGGAGAAACTCGATCTTCACGCCTCTACAGCGCATCTAAAAGAATGCGCACACGATCCACTGAAGGAGCACCTACATGGCAAAAGAATACGATGTGGTGGTACTGGGAGCAGGCCCAGGCGGATATGTGGCTGCCATTCGGAGCGCCCAGCTTGGCCTGAAAGCAGCCATCGTCGAAAAAGAATGGTGGGGCGGCGTGTGCCTCAACGTAGGCTGTATTCCCTCCAAAGCGCTGCTGCGCAACGCGGAGCTGGCGCACATCATCCAGCACCGCATGCAGGAATTCGGCTTCACGGTCAACGGCGACGTCTCGCTGGATTACAGCGTGGCCTTCGACCGCAGCCGCAAGGTGTCGGGTCGCCTCGTCAAGGGCGTGAAGGGCCTGATGAAGAAGAACAAGATCGACACCTACGAAGGCTGGGGCACGATCAAGGACAAGTCCACCATCGAGGTGGCGCTGAACGACGGCGGCAGCGAAACGCTGAGCACCAAGAACCTGATCGTGGCAACCGGCGCGACGACGGCCATGCTGCCCAACACGCAGAAATCCGAGAACGTGATCACGTACCTCGAAGCGATTTTGGCCGACAAGCTGCCCAAGAGCATCATCATCGCCGGGGCAGGCGCGATTGGCATCGAGTTGGGCTACGTGATGCGCAGCTACGGCGTCGACGTGACCATCGTCGAGTTCCTGCCGCGCATCCTGCCGCTGGAAGACGCCGAGGTCACAGCGGAGCTTGAGAAGCAGTACAAGAAGCTCGGCTTCAAGATCATGACCAACACGCGCGTCGAGTCGATCGAGGACACGGGCAGCGGCGTGCGCGTCACCGTGCGCCAGGGCGACGGCGAGCCGCAGGTGCTCGAAGCGGAAAAGGCGCTGCAAGCGATTGGCTTCCGCCCGCGCCTGGAGGGCTACGGCCTGGAAAACATCCAGGGCCTGGAGATCACCGAGCGGCCCAAGGCGATCCAGGTGGACGAGCGCATGGCAACTAACGTCGAGGGCGTGTGGGCCATCGGCGACGTGACCGGTAAGCTGATGCTGGCGCACGTCGGCAGCGCGCAGGGCATCATCGCCGCCGAAAACATCGCCGGGGTGGAAACCACCACGCTCGATTACCGCATGATGCCGCGCGCCGTGTACTGCCAGCCACAGGTCGCCAGCTTCGGCTATACCGAAGAGCAGGCGCGCGAGGCGGGTTTCGACGTGAACGTGGCGAAGTTCCCGTTCATGGCGAACGGCAAGGCGCTGGGCCTGGGTGAAGGCATCGGCTTCGTCAAGGTGATCAGCGACAAGCAGTACGGCGAGCTGCTGGGCGCGGCAATGATCGGCCCGGACGTGACCGAGCTGCTGCCGGAACTGACGCTCGCGCAGAAGTGGGAGCTGACCGCGCACGAGATCGGGCGCAACGTGCACGCTCACCCGACGCTGTCCGAAACGCTGATGGAAGTGGCGGATGGCCTCGAAGGGCACATGATCAATTTCTAAAGGCAGCCGTTAGCTGCTGGTAATGAGCGGTTAGCCAAGAGCGAAAAGCAAAAGCACAAGCGAACGCAATCGTGCCGGGGCGGGTCTATGGACCTGCCCCGGCATTTTTGCGCCCTTACAAGCGACGGAAAAACGGGCGGAGCAAGCCCCGCCCCTACGAAGATCGGTACAGGTCGTAACCTTCAAACAGCGCTTGGGTGAAGCGTATCCCCCGCCGCATCTCCTGGCCCTTGTACCTGAACCTCTACAGTCTGCGGGCATCTCCCGGTATAATCGGCGGCGAGAATGAACCAGCTCGCCCCAGGTCGCGTCTTAGCACCGGACGATGGCCCCGCACCAGGGAGATCGCCGCATTATGCTCAAAATCGCCGTATTCGGGTTCTTCCAGCCCGATCAAACCCGCGTGAATCCGCTCCGCGCCCCGCAGCCCGCGCGCCTGTCCGCCAGCACCGACGACTTCATGCGCGCGATTGCGGCACAGGTCCCAGACGCGCCCAAGGGCTATGCGTCGGGCGCGCCGTGCTTCGTCAAGCTGAGCGGGATCATCGCGGAGCCGGTGTACGTGCAATCGCTAAGCGACCGGATGGCGCCCGGCGCGGGTCTGTTGAACTGCGACGGCTACGTCGCCATCGTGGACGCGGTGAAGATCCTCGCGCCGCGTACCATCGAAGCGGCGCTGCGACGACTGCACGAGCAGCATCCACGCGCGCACATCATCATCGCGGCGGGGCGGCAGAACGACCCGGACGCGCTCTCGTCGGACGAGATCCGCGAAGTCCTGGGCCTGCACCCCGACCTACCGGTCTATCCCTATGTGCCCGACGAGCCAAAGACGGCCCAACGCCTGATCCGGCGGCTGGCGCGCTACATCAGCGATCCGGCGCGCAACGTGCCGCCCATCTTTGCGGGCATGGAGCTGCCCATCGAACCGGCCCCCGCACCCGCCGAGGCGATCTCGTCTGCGCCACCTGCCCCGGCAGAGCCGCACATTCACGGGCTGGATCACACCGCGCTGGCTGTGAGCGACACGACGCGCGCGCTCGACTTTTACCGGGGCCTGCTGGGCTTCCGCGTCGTCGGGGAGAAGGTGCTGGCGGACGGTACGACGATCACGTTCGTCAACCTGGGCCGCAGCCTGCTGGGGCTGTACGCCGCGCCGGACGCCGGAGCCGAGAGCGAGACGCGTCCGCGCGTGGGCGCGGGGCACGTCGTGCTGCGCGTGGTGGGGCTGGACGACATCGCGGATCAGCTCATCTGCGCGGACGTGCCCTGCCTGCTCGACCCGGACGAGGTCGCCGGGCGGCGCATGGCCTACTTCGCCGATCCCGACGGCAACGTCGTGGGGCTGGTCGAGGGCGATCCGGGCTTCAAGCGGCGGTAAAAACGACGCGCCGCAGGGGCAAAACCGACAGAATGACTCGAGCCGTCGATTCGCTTGGGGATCGGCGGCCTATTTGATCGCAAACCCCGCAATATGCGGTCCGACAATGGGAATATCCAGGTGGAAGTGATCCAGGTGCACGCTGCTAAAACCCGCGTGCTCGATAGCCGCCCCGGTTTCCCGATCGACGTGACAGGCATCGCTCATTACTTGCCAGAGGGGCCGCACGATGCGCTGCCAGCGGCGGCGTCCGCTGCCGCGCGGAGCGGCGACGTGCTCGATGAAGACGAAGCGCCCGCCCGGTTTGAGCACGCGCACAATCTCGCGGAGGCTGCGCTGCGGATTGGTCACGGAGCACAGCACCTGCGTGCTGACCACAGCGTCCAGACTGCTGTCCGGCACGTCAAGATGTTCGGCCTGGCCTTCGCGCAGTTGGATGCTCAGACCCAGCCGCTGCGCCTCGCGCTGCACGTAGGGGAACATCGCCGGGTTGGGATCGATGCCGAGCCAGCGCACGTCGGCGGGATAATAGGTCAGGTTCGCCCCGGTCCCAGGGCCGATTTCCAGCACGTCGCCGTGAAGGTCGCCCAATAGGGCACGCTTGCGCGCCTCGTAATAATGCGAGCGGCCCGTGCTTTCGGAGGCGATCAGTGACGCAAACAGACGCTCGTGCCAACTCGGACGGCGCGGGGACGGGGTCGCATCAGATTCGGTGTGCATCGACATGTCCTTTTGAACGGCCTTCCTCTCACTCCAACTCTCAGAGGGTAACAAAAAACCGGGTGCACGCACATCGCGCCACACCCGGTTTAATCGAATTCCTGATCCCCAGTCCCTATGCCCTATTGAACGGTGATCGTCAGGCTGGCCGAGTCGCCCATGATGCCGTTGCTCCACGGCACGACCGCGACGGTATGGCGGCCCGTGCTGTCCGGTGTATAGGTGAACGAGCCGGTGTAGCTGCTCTGGTTGCTCACGTCCACCGAATCCAGCACGCGGTCGAAGCGTCGCAGCTCCACGCGCGTGATCGGGTTGCGGCTGTCCTGCGCCGTGAACTCGATCGTCACGCTGTCGCCCAGAGTGATCGTTGGGCCGCTGGTCGGGGACTGGATCGACGCGGCAGGGCGGAACTCCGCCGTGGGCGTGATGGTCGGTTCCGGCGGGCTGGTCGGCCCGGCCCCCTGCCCATCGTCGCCACCACCAAGCAGACTGACCAGCACGACCAGGATCACGATCACCACCACACCCGCCGCCGCAAGGCCACCCAGCAGCAGCCCTCGGTTGATCGCGGGCTGGGGCGCTTCAACATACGGCTCGGCGGGCGGCTGATAAGCGGGCGCATCCTCGCGGTAAAGCGGCGGCTGGTACGGTGGCGGAGGCGTGTAGGCAGGCGGGGACTGCACCGTCGCGGCGCTGTCAGAGAGTGGCATCGCGCCCGTCGGTGGGATCGTCGGCTGGAGATCCAGCGCCTCGCCCGTGGTCGCGCCCGCCATCAGCTCGTCCTCGACCTCCTGGTCCAGCATGCGCTCGTAGGTCCCCGTGCTGGCAGGTTCCGGCTCCAGCTCGGTTTCGCCGGTCCCTTCCGGCTCGCCCGCCGCAACGAGATCCAGCGCGGCGCGGTGCGCCTCGAAGTCGGTCTGCTCCGGCAGGCGTACGGGCGCATTCAACGCGCCGTCGAGCGCCTCGGCAAACGCTCCGGCGGACGCATAGCGATCCTCCGGGTCCTTAGCAAGCACCTTGCTGATCACCGGCTCGATGCTCATGGGCAGGTCGGGCTGGAGCGTATGCGGCGCGGGCGGCTCCACGTCGAGGTGCTGGTACATCAGGCCGTGCGGCGTCTCGGCGGAAAACGGCGTCTGGCCGAGCAGCATCTGGTACACGATCACGCCCAGCGCATAGACGTCGGTGCGCCCGTCCACGGGCTGCGCACGCCACTGCTCCGGGGCCATGTAGGTGGGTGTGCCCATCACCGCGCCGGGCGCGGTCAGACCGGTGGTGGCAGTCCCCGCGACCATCTTGGCGATGCCAAAGTCGGTCAAGTAGGCGTTGCCCATCTCGTCGAGCAGGATATTGGTCGGCTTCAGGTCGCGGTGCACGATGCCCCGGCGATGCGCATAATCCAGCGCCGACCCGATCTGCCGCGTCAGCTCGACCACCCGCTCCGGCTTGAGCGGCCCGTCCAGTTCTGCCGCCAGATGCCCGCCGTCCATCAGCCGCATGACGAGATACGCGTTGCTCTCGTCACGTCCGAAGTCGTAGACGGGCAGAATGTGCGGATGCTGGAGCCGCGCGATGATCTGCGCCTCGCGCTCAAACCGGGCCATAAATTCGGGATCGCTGGCAAGGCCGGGCGCGATGATCTTGATCGCCACCTCGCGGTGCATGGACGGCTGGTAGGCGCGGTAGACCGTCGCCATGCCGCCCTTGCCGACCACTTCAAGCAGCTCGTACTGTCCGATGTGCGTTCCAGAAAGATCGGTCATAATGCCTCGCTGTTAGTCGGCTTCCGTCGATAGGCGCTGCGCCGCGTGCCCCAGAATTAGCATAGCTGCACGCCGCAATTGCGGCAAATAGGCCACCACGCGTTTACTTTACCCAGATATTACCAGGGATTGCGGGCTTCCCCCACGCAGCGCCGCCCACCAGAGCCATCAGAATTTGTGAGCCGGTCGCGTCGGGATGATAATAAGCGCCATTCGTAATCCGGGAGATCGGCAGCTGCCGATCTCTGTTGGTTTCTCAGGAAATTGAGGTCACCCCGGTATGGCTGGCGCAGAAGACGCCCTCCCTCTTTCACTCAAGTCCGGCTCTAGCCCGCGATCGAACCCCTGGATCGACGCCTGGCGCCTGTTCCGCCGCAATCGGGCCGCAATGGTCGCCCTGTTTATCCTGATCGGCATCGTGTTCATCGCCCTCACAGCCAACGTGTGGACCGACCTCGGCCTGCTGGATGGCCGCACCGGGGCCAGCGCGCGCCACACGATCAACCCGCTCGGTCTGGCGTCGGTCGATCCGTTCCCCGATCCGGGCACTTGCGCGCGCGATAACCAGGCCCGCAGCCCGTATTGGTGTGCGTGGCTCGAACCCGACGCGCTGGCCGTGGTGAACGACAGTTACTGCTCCACGCCCGCCCCGACCACGCAGCGCCAGTGGTGCTTCTTGCTCGGCGGCGACAACCAGGGTAAGGACTGGCTCTCGCAGACCGTCTACGGCGCGCAGATCTCGCTGACGGTCGGCTTCGTGGGCGCGATCATGAGCCTGGTGCTGGGGCTGGTCTATGGCATCGTCTCCGGCTACTACGGCGGCAGCATCGATAACCTGATGATGCGCTTCGTCGACTTTATGTACGGCTTCCCGGATCTGGTGATGATCATCCTGCTGCAGGTGTTCTTCACGCAGATCGCGCGCGAGTATCAGAACAAGGAGGGCACCGGCCTGTTATGGTCGATCCTCCAACTGAACAAAAGCATGGGCGGGCTGCTGTTCCTGTTCGTCGCCCTGGGCGCGCTGAGCTGGATCGGCACGGCGCGGCTGGCGCGCGGCCAGGTGCTCTCGTACCGCGAAAAGGAATTCGTCGAGGCCGCGCGCGCGGTGGGCGCCAGCGACCGGCGCATCATCTTCGTGCACCTGCTGCCCAACGTCATCGGTCCGCTGATCGTGGCCGAAACGCTGGCGATCCCCGGCTTCATCTTCACCGAGGCGTTCCTGAGCTTCATCGGGCTGGGTGTGCAGCCCGGCATCCCCAGTTGGGGCGCGATGATCAGCCGCGTGCGCGAGGAGGGCGGGTTGCGGTCCAACCGGCACATCCTGCTCCTGCCCAGCGCGGCGCTGGTGGTCACGACGCTGGCGTTCAACTTCCTGGGCGACGGCCTGCGCGATGCCTTCGATCCGCGTCTGCGCGGGACGTAGACAGGCAGCCTTAGCGGGTAGCCAGGAGCCAAAGCAAGAGCGAAAAGCAAAGGTAAGAGCACCTCACCCCCGGCCCCCTTTCAGGGGTAGGTTTTTAATTCTTGGGAATCACACGTCAATGCGTAGATGGGCGATTCGCCTTTCAACGGCTGAAAATCGAGAGCTTCATGGTCTGGACCTGCCAGCGTTTGAGGCGGAAACGGTCTCAGACCGCCAACGATTTCGCCATATTGGAACAACTGCTAGCCCTTGAAAACCCGTGGAAGCTTAAGCGTTCTAGGGCTTCCATAAAAAACCTACCCTTGAAAGCCCCCGGCCCCTCTCCAATCAAGTTGGAGAGGGAAGACAAGCAGATCGCGTCTATTGCGCGATCTCGAACGTCAGCGTGTAGTCGCCACGCCCGCCGAAGCGCGCCGCCTCGATGGTGTACGGGCCGGTGGACGGTAGCGCGAACTCCAGGCGCGCGTCGTGTGGCGTCATGCCGTTGACCGCCTGCGATCCCACGTCGTCGTTGCTGGCGATCACCCGATTGTTGATATCGAGCAGGTTTACCAGCGGGTCGAGCGCGCCCTGCCCGCCCGCGTCGATCATCGTGATGACCACCGTCTGGCCTGCCGTGCCCTCGAACGTCCATTCCTGCACGGGCGTGTTGTTGTCCAGCGAGCCGCGCACCGTCTGGCCGGGCGCGATCATTCCGCCGCCCGCAGGCGCAGCAGCGCCGGCGGCCTGTACGTCGCTCGCGGCAACCTCCGCTCCGGCAACAGGCAGGTTACCGTCGCCCACAAAGCTGAACGCCTGCACCTGCACGATGCCCGCGTCAGTCGTTTCGCTCCACAGCGGCATACCCTCCGGCGTGACGACCATCCCGGCGGGGCTGAGATATTCACCCGGCAGGAACGCGCCGCCGCGTGCCGTGTCGTAGGGCACGCCGAACGCATCCAACAGGCGGCCCGACATGCTGAATTCCAGAAAACCCTGCCCGTCGAGGCCGGGCGCGGCCAGCGCCAGCAGGATATTGTCGTCGGGCGCGATGGCGATATCGGTGATGGCCGTCCCGGCCAGCACGTTGTCGGCCAGATCGCGCGCGAGCGCCTGCCCGTTGCCGTCGAGCACGGTCAGGCTGCCGCCCGCCCCGACGAGATACAGCGCGCCCGTGTCGATGTTGTTGTCGATGCGGATGCCGCTCAGCGCCGGATCGATCGTGTCGAGATCCACGGAGACTTGCAGATTGCCGTACGGATCGAACTTATACAGGCGGTTGCGCACGCCGGTCGCATGGCCCTCGGAGACGGTCCAGATGTCGCCGCCTTTGGTCACGGCGATGGTGCGCGGCATGCCGGGCGCGAACTGCCCGTCCGCGTCGCCACGCGCGCCCCAACCCCGGCTGTAATTGCCCGCGCGGTCGACGATGACCACCGCTTGCGTCGCGTCCGCCGCCGCGTTGGCGAGGTAGAGGCGCGTATCCGGCCCGACCGCCACATCCACGTAATCGGCGGGATCGATCCACGGGCCGATGACGCTGATCTGCGCGCCGCTCGACATATCCAACGTGAGCACGCCCGCCGGACCCGCCGCCATATACAGCACGCCGTACAGGTCATAGGTGATACCGCCCGCGCGCAGATTCGGCACCGCACCCGCCGCAGGCTGGTACTGCCACACGACGCCGCCGTCGTCGGTCACAATCTGGTCCAGCGCGACGTCGGGCTGTTCTGGCGCGGCGAACTGCATCGATTGCAGCAGCGCGTCGAAGGTCGCGCTGGCGCCGCCGTCCCACACCGCCGACGCGGCCAAGCCCCGAACCACGGCCACACGCCCGCCCGCGACTTCGAGCAGCACGACGCGTGTTGTCAAACCGTCGTTGGGCAGCGTGAACACGATCTGGTGACCCACGCCCCCGGCGACCTGAATGGGTTCCGGCGCAGGCGGCGTGTCGAGCGTCGTCACCAGGTTACCCAGCAAATCGGGCATCTGCGCCGCGTCGGACAGGCCGAGTTCGTTGAACGTGCCAACCACCACACGCAGCGCCAGTCCTTCCGGCGCGGTCCCGGCCAGCACCGCCTCAAGGTCGGCAGGCGCGGCGGCGAACAGCTCCGCCTCGTTCGTCTGCACATTCCACCCGGCGGGCAAATCGAAGGCGATGCCCAGCGCCGGATCGTCGTAGCGCGTGCCGCCCTCCTGCGCATGGGCGGGGGACAGCACGCCGCACAGCACGGCCAGCGCGCATAACAGCGACAACAAACGGTAAGCCCGGTTGATCATGCTCCACTCCTTACAACACCAAACCGACCCGGCGACGCAGGCTGCGACCATTTTACCGTGAGGTTTGGCGTCCGTCGCGCAGGCGTGGGGAAGGCGTGGAGCGAGCGCCGACCGGCGCTCGCATGGGGCACAAAAATGGGATGGGCGTAGGGTCAGTCCGGGTCGAAGTAGATCGCGAGCTTCAGGTGTCCCAGCACGATCTCGTCGCCGTCGCGCACACGCCACTCGACCGAGGCAGGCAGCGGCTCGCCGTTGAGCAGCGTGCCGTTGGTGCTGCGCATGTCGATCAGGTAAATCGAGCGGTCGTCGCGCATCAGCCGCGCATGGTGGCGCGAGACGCCTTTTTCCATCGCGCCGTAGGGCGACAGATCGAGCGGCGTGACGCCCGTCTCGCCCTCGTTCGTACGGCCCAGCAGTACCTCGCGCTGGATGCGAATGGCGACCGGCTCATCCGCGCCTTCGGGCTGGAGCAGGATCACGCCGCTGGCGCCGAGGCAGTCCAAGCAGTGCTCGCGGTGCTCGCTGATGGACCGCGTCGTCAGCGGCACGGGCGCCAGCGCCATACCACAGGCCTGGCAGAAGACCTCGCCCTCGCGGTTGGGCTGCTTGCAGTTCGGACACACATTCATCAACAGCGCTCCTTCAACTTACCTCACGTGCCGGGGCGCTGCATCCGCAGGCCACCCGCTGGTCACAAAAGCCGGGCGATCATGCTCAAAACCCTCTGCGTCGGACGAAAATGACTGCGCGGCTAGAGCGCGATCCACTGCGCGACCTGCCGCCGCTCGTACGTGCACAGCCGCGTGAACCCGGCCTCGCGCGCCAGATCCATCGCCGTCGCCAGCTCGAAGCCGACGTGCTCCGGGCGGTGGCTGTCGCTGCCCAATGTCAGCAGTTCCCCGCCCATATCGTGATACCACTTCAGCGCCGGGAGCGAGGGCTGCGTCTGGCTGACCGCAAGCCGCAGCCCGGACGTGTTGATCTCGATGCCGATGCCGTTGTCGATGCATGCCTGCCACACGGGCCGCACGAGATCTTCCCAGTCGGCAATGTCGAAGTGGCCATAGACGCGGTAGCTGGTGCGCTTGATCACGTCCGCGTGGGAGAGCACGTCGAAGCCGCCGTGCCGGGCCAGCCGCGCAAGCTCGGTGAAGTATCCGGCGGCAGTCTCCTCGGCGGCACTGGCCTGGAAGTAGGCGGCGTCGAACACGCTGTGGTCGCCCACCCAATGCAGGCTGCCCAGCACGTAGTCATAGGGCCACGCGTCCAGCACCGGCTGGATGGTATCCGTGTACAGGTGATATTCCCCGGCCTCCAGCCCTGCGCGGATGGTCAGGCCCAGCGGCGCGAACTGGTGCCGGACCTCGTCCAGCTCGGCGAAATACGGCGCAGGGTCGTAGCAGCCCGCGCACATGTCTTCTGGCTTGGGATCGAAGTGCTCGGTGAAGGCGATCTCGCGGATGCCGCGCGCCAGCGCAACCTGCGCCATGTCGGCCATCGTATGGTGCGCATCACAACTGTGATGGGTGTGCATGTGATAATCCATCGGGAAAAGCCCGTTGGAGGGTGTAATACGAGACATAACTGAGCGATCCTTGATGTAGCGTTACCGGAGTCCCCACTCCCGCATGCGACCTGCCGGACACAGGGGAGTGTCCCGGCTCCTTTAATCATACTCGGGTGTGCAGAACACGACAATCACAAGGTTCATGACCCGTGCACGGCAACATCGTGCCTGGCGGCGTGGGACCCGGCGGGGCGGTTACGCTATATTCTTAAGAGCTATATTCTTAAGAGTATGTACGGAAACCCTCATCCTCCGCCCCCTTCTCCCTGAGAGAGAAGGGGGCAAGGCAGCGGAAGGCGCTTGCGGCAAGTAACGCGAAGGGGTGTAAAGCCGCTTTCCAACCACGCGCTTAGGTGGGGGAATCGTAGCCAGAAGGGTAAAAGGAGCCGAATCGTTATGGTGGACAAGATTCAAAAGTCGGATGAAGAATGGCGGCGCAAACTGTCACCGGAGGAATACGCGGTGCTGCGCCAGGCGGCAACCGAGCGCCCATTCACGGGCGAATTTGTGCATAACAAGACCGACGGCGTCTACCGCTGCGGCGCGTGTGGGCAGGCGCTGTTCTCGTCGGATACCAAGTTCGAGTCCGGATCGGGCTGGCCGAGCTTCTGGGACGTGGTCAACGAAGGCAGCGTCGAGCTGCGCGAGGATCGCAGCCACGGGATGCGCCGCACCGAGGTGGTGTGCAGCCGCTGCGGGTCGCACCTAGGGCACCTGTTCGACGACGGCCCCAGCGAGACCACCGGCCTGCGCTACTGCATCAATTCGGTTGCGCTGGACTTCGACCCGAAAGGCAGCGACTCCGACTAATCCGCCGGAACAGAACAGCGCGATGAGCGAGATCGAAACGGCCCAGCAGGTTTACGACCGCCTGTGGCACAGCGCCCAGGTGGCGTTTGCCGCCGGTCAGGTGACGCTCGATC contains:
- a CDS encoding class I SAM-dependent methyltransferase yields the protein MHTESDATPSPRRPSWHERLFASLIASESTGRSHYYEARKRALLGDLHGDVLEIGPGTGANLTYYPADVRWLGIDPNPAMFPYVQREAQRLGLSIQLREGQAEHLDVPDSSLDAVVSTQVLCSVTNPQRSLREIVRVLKPGGRFVFIEHVAAPRGSGRRRWQRIVRPLWQVMSDACHVDRETGAAIEHAGFSSVHLDHFHLDIPIVGPHIAGFAIK
- a CDS encoding serine/threonine-protein kinase, giving the protein MTDLSGTHIGQYELLEVVGKGGMATVYRAYQPSMHREVAIKIIAPGLASDPEFMARFEREAQIIARLQHPHILPVYDFGRDESNAYLVMRLMDGGHLAAELDGPLKPERVVELTRQIGSALDYAHRRGIVHRDLKPTNILLDEMGNAYLTDFGIAKMVAGTATTGLTAPGAVMGTPTYMAPEQWRAQPVDGRTDVYALGVIVYQMLLGQTPFSAETPHGLMYQHLDVEPPAPHTLQPDLPMSIEPVISKVLAKDPEDRYASAGAFAEALDGALNAPVRLPEQTDFEAHRAALDLVAAGEPEGTGETELEPEPASTGTYERMLDQEVEDELMAGATTGEALDLQPTIPPTGAMPLSDSAATVQSPPAYTPPPPYQPPLYREDAPAYQPPAEPYVEAPQPAINRGLLLGGLAAAGVVVIVILVVLVSLLGGGDDGQGAGPTSPPEPTITPTAEFRPAASIQSPTSGPTITLGDSVTIEFTAQDSRNPITRVELRRFDRVLDSVDVSNQSSYTGSFTYTPDSTGRHTVAVVPWSNGIMGDSASLTITVQ
- a CDS encoding ABC transporter permease; translated protein: MAGAEDALPLSLKSGSSPRSNPWIDAWRLFRRNRAAMVALFILIGIVFIALTANVWTDLGLLDGRTGASARHTINPLGLASVDPFPDPGTCARDNQARSPYWCAWLEPDALAVVNDSYCSTPAPTTQRQWCFLLGGDNQGKDWLSQTVYGAQISLTVGFVGAIMSLVLGLVYGIVSGYYGGSIDNLMMRFVDFMYGFPDLVMIILLQVFFTQIAREYQNKEGTGLLWSILQLNKSMGGLLFLFVALGALSWIGTARLARGQVLSYREKEFVEAARAVGASDRRIIFVHLLPNVIGPLIVAETLAIPGFIFTEAFLSFIGLGVQPGIPSWGAMISRVREEGGLRSNRHILLLPSAALVVTTLAFNFLGDGLRDAFDPRLRGT
- a CDS encoding class I SAM-dependent methyltransferase; its protein translation is MKQRRSSNPSTGLFFDAANIAPGERVLLLHADDPGLARWALARSDQVIAFPPSYRAQAQLEALAGLALDTGVYPSAAHGPADVVLLALPKGREHTQAYLWTAAEALRPGGRLYLAGPNATGAKSAIKDAAAVFGSAPVLMFKSSHRIALASRPETIRVPDEWANIAPWAEQTREIARPEGTYTVVTMPGVFSWDHLDAGTALLLDHLDVKPDMRVLDIGCGYGILGMAAAQAGAQAALIDDDLLAVRCARASVEANKLADRCTVYAGDMTSAVRGQKFDLVISNPPFHKGIETTTAPAQRLVRAAFDVLRAGGRLRLVANRFLAYMDPLRETFGDAQVVAETGQFVILEAVRGEQ
- a CDS encoding VOC family protein: MLKIAVFGFFQPDQTRVNPLRAPQPARLSASTDDFMRAIAAQVPDAPKGYASGAPCFVKLSGIIAEPVYVQSLSDRMAPGAGLLNCDGYVAIVDAVKILAPRTIEAALRRLHEQHPRAHIIIAAGRQNDPDALSSDEIREVLGLHPDLPVYPYVPDEPKTAQRLIRRLARYISDPARNVPPIFAGMELPIEPAPAPAEAISSAPPAPAEPHIHGLDHTALAVSDTTRALDFYRGLLGFRVVGEKVLADGTTITFVNLGRSLLGLYAAPDAGAESETRPRVGAGHVVLRVVGLDDIADQLICADVPCLLDPDEVAGRRMAYFADPDGNVVGLVEGDPGFKRR
- the lpdA gene encoding dihydrolipoyl dehydrogenase translates to MAKEYDVVVLGAGPGGYVAAIRSAQLGLKAAIVEKEWWGGVCLNVGCIPSKALLRNAELAHIIQHRMQEFGFTVNGDVSLDYSVAFDRSRKVSGRLVKGVKGLMKKNKIDTYEGWGTIKDKSTIEVALNDGGSETLSTKNLIVATGATTAMLPNTQKSENVITYLEAILADKLPKSIIIAGAGAIGIELGYVMRSYGVDVTIVEFLPRILPLEDAEVTAELEKQYKKLGFKIMTNTRVESIEDTGSGVRVTVRQGDGEPQVLEAEKALQAIGFRPRLEGYGLENIQGLEITERPKAIQVDERMATNVEGVWAIGDVTGKLMLAHVGSAQGIIAAENIAGVETTTLDYRMMPRAVYCQPQVASFGYTEEQAREAGFDVNVAKFPFMANGKALGLGEGIGFVKVISDKQYGELLGAAMIGPDVTELLPELTLAQKWELTAHEIGRNVHAHPTLSETLMEVADGLEGHMINF